CCTGTTAAAAATAATTAGGATAAGAGACGGGGCTAATCAAATAAATCCCAAATCTCAAATTGATATGACTTCGACATTACCTGTGCCTGAACCTCATCAAAGCGATTCTGCTAACACTGACGCAAATTCTCTCAGTTGGGAGGAAGAACTGGATAGCGCTATTTTCAGTTTTGAAGACATTCAGACGGAACTGAACTATAAACAAGCACAAACGGCGCTGCGAAACTTAGTAGCCAATCTCGACCTCACCCCCCAAGAAAAAACCGGATTGGAAACGGAAATTGCTGATTTGGAAACCATGCTAGGGAAGTTAGACCGCATGGTGGTGCAGATTGCAGCTTTTGGCATGGTAGGGCGTGGTAAGTCTTCGCTACTCAATTCTTTGGTGGGACAAACAGTATTTGAAACAGGGCCGCTGCACGGTGTCACTCGGACTGCACAAACAGTTAATTGGAGTATTAGTGAGGAAGCGATTGGAGAAACTGAACGGGCTTTGCGGGTTACTCTCCCTGGTGTAGGTCAATCGCAGGTAAAATTAATTGATACTCCTGGGTTAGACGAAGTAGATGGTGCAACCCGTGCTGTGTTAGCCGAACAGATTGCGAAACAAGCAGATTTGATTCTGTTTGTAATCTCTGGCGATATGACAAAGCTAGAATACGCTGCCCTTTCTCAGTTGCGGGAAGCAGGTAAACCGATCATTCTAGTGTTTAACAAAGTAGACCAGTATCCAGAAGCAGACCGGATGGCAATTTATCACAAAATCCGCGATGAAAGGGTGCGGGAATTACTCACGCCTTTAGAGATTGTCATGGCTGCGGCATCGCCATTGGTGAAGACGGCGATTCGCCGCCCTGATGGTACTAGGGGCATACAGTTGCGTACAGGGAATGCCCAAGTTGAAGAACTGAAGCTGAAAATCTTGGAGATTCTGCACCGTGAGGGTAAAGCCTTGGTTGCTCTTAATACCATGCTTTATGCCGACGTTGTAAATGAGCAGTTAATCGAACGAAAACTGATGATTCGGGAACAGAATGCCAATCAGTTGATTTGGAAGGCTGTGATGACTAAAGCATTAGCGATCGCACTTAATCCTGTAACTGTGGTAGATATTCTGAGTAGTGTGGTCATTGATATTGCTCTGATTTTAGGTTTATCTAAGCTCTATGGCTTCTCCATGACCGAAGCTGGGGCTGTACAACTGCTACAAAAAATTGCCCTGAGTATGGGCGGCATCGGTGCTAGTGAATTGTTAGCAAATTTGGGTTTGAGTGGATTAAAAACTTTACTTGGTATCTCTGCAACAGCTACCGCAGGTGTTGCCCTTGGCCCTTATATATCGGTGGCAGTCACGCAAGGGGGAGTAGCTGGTGTTTCTTCTTACGGTATTGGGCAAGTTACCAAAGTTTATTTAGCCAATGGCGCAACTTGGGGGCCTGATGGGCCGAAAGCAGTGATTAATCGCATTTTGGCAAACCTGGATGAGACTTCTATCCTTAATCGGATTAAGGATGAATTGTTGCATAAGGTAAGGCTGAGGAAATGAGGGGGATGAAGGAGATAAGGGAGAAATAACCAATGCCCCATAACTAATGACTAATCAAATATTGAAATCGTTGATCTTGTCGAATGTTGTCAAAATCAGTATCAGTTTTTGCTGTCTCTCGGTATTTAGGATTTAAGTTGATAGATTGTTGCAAATTCTCTATTGCCAAATCGACATTCCCTAGTAAACCATAACAGCAAGCTTTGTTGTACCAAGCATTGTCTTTGTCAGGTTTGATTTTCAGGGCTTCGTCAAAAGAGGCGATCGCTTCTTCTAATCTTTCCAATTTTACTAGCGCATAGCCCCAGTTGTTCCAAGCTTGGTGGTCGTCAGATTTGATTTTTATCGCTTGGTCAAAAGAGGCGATCGCTTCTTCTAATCTTCCCAATTCAACTAGCGCAGTACCCCGGTTGTACCAAGCTTCGTGGTAGTCGGGTTTGAAATTGAGGGCTTGGTCAAAAGAGGCGATCGCTTCTTCTAATCTTCCCAAATTAAATAGCGCAATGCCCCGGTTGTACCAAGCTTGGTGGTCGTCGGGTTTGAAATTGAGGGCTTGGTCATAAGAGGCGATCGCTTCTTCTAATCTTCCCAATTCAACTAGCGCAATGCCCCGGTTGTTCCAAGCATTGTCTTTGTCGGGTTTGAAATTGAGGGCTTGGTCATAAGAGGCGATCGCTTCTTCTAATCTTCCCAAATTAAATAGCGCAATGCCCCGGTTGTACCAAGCTTGGTGGTCGTCGGGTTTGAAATTGAGGGCTTGGTCATAAGAGGCGATCGCTTCTTCTAATCTTCCCAAATTAAATAGCGCAATGCCCCGGTTGTACCAAGCTTGGTGGTCGTCGGGTTTGAAATTGAGGGCTTGGTCATAAGAGGCGATCGCTTCTTCTAATCTTCCCAAATTAAATAGCGCATTGCCTTTAGCAAACAAAATGTCAGAGGAATCAGGTGTAAAAGTGAGAGCTTTGTTTAAGCAACGTAGTGCATCTTGATAGCGTTTTGAGTTGATTAAATTCCAGCTAAAACTCAACAGAGAAGCTTTAATTTCTTGGTGTTTCTCTGCTAGCTGCAAAATTAACCGGGTGAAGCGTAATGTGTATTCCCCTGCTTCTACTTGCTTTGGTTTCGCCTCAATTTGCCCATCACGGGGTTCTAGGATACGTTCAGCTGAAATCAGATAATTGGTAGCTTTGCGTATTTGCCAATAATACCAAAGTCGCCGCCAGAAATTCCCAGCCGCTAACATCCGTGCAGTCGGCTCCACTGTGAAGCGATAAAGTGGAATGTCGAATTGTTGCAGCAAGTCCACGGCATCATAAATGTAGCGGCTTACAGAGTATTTTTCTACTGCCTTCTTGTAACGTTTTTCCCAAGTGTCTTTTAGGGTGTGGCGGTAATTATTTACTGTCAAAGGCAAGCTTTCATTTTGCAGGCGTTGGAAATTCTCGACTACGTTTCTAAAGGTGCTGTCATTACACCTAGCTAGTTCAGGATATTGGTCTGCTTCCGCTTTAATGTCAGTCTCAGAAACCGTTGCTGCTAACATCGCAATGATGGCATCATCTTCTGGTTGCGGCAATTCATAACTTTTAAATCGGTTCCACAGCTTAGAATATTTATTCCATTGCAGTTTTTCCCAAGGACTGGGTTTTCCAGGATCTTCGGAGTGTGTTTCATTTCGGGCGGTGGCGATGACGCGGATTTCTGTCGGTTCGCATAACTCTTCATACTTATTCAAAGCTTGCAACAGCCTTTCTTGCAAGGGGACTTGAAACCGTTCTGCGAGACTTTTCTCGGCTTCTGGGGATATTTCGTGGCGGCTGGCATACATTTTTTGATTGAGATCGTCAAAGAAAAATAGCAACTTGCGGTTTGTGCCAATCTCTTTGGGCATAGCCGCCGGAATATCTAGCCATTCTCCTAACTTGAGGTAAAGCACCGTCCAGCCTTCTTGGTTGAGATGCTTGGCTAACTCTGCTGCTTCCCGTGTTTTGCCTAATCCCGTGCGTCCTAAAATCAATATCCAGCGATCTTCTTCTAACTGCCGCTTTAGCTCATTGCAAATGTGACGATTTGGTACACGTTGTTGGTAAACTATGTTTCTATCAGCCAAAGGATCGTCATCTTTACCACCCAAAATTCGCTGCATCAGGTCTTGACTCTTGGGTGTAATCACCTCAAAAGCAAAAGTTTTATCGGGAATGCGCCGCTGGCGGTGTCGCCAGATGAGCCACCACAAAACACCCACAATCGCAGGGAACGCACCTGAGAGCAGGTTGTTAATAAAGTCTTTGTTGTTGATGTAAAAATCTACAATTGGCTGAAGAAGGTTAAACACGCAGTTTATTTTGAGCGATCGCTACCTAATTGCTCCTTAGTCACAGTGTAGTTCTTCTTAGCGCTTGCTATGAAGCCCTTAGCTTGTAAAAATAACTGCTGCTTCAGCCGTATTTTAGTATTAGTTTAGCGATCGAAGCCAAGTTTTTGACCTTTTAACTCGGCAGTTCGACCTTTTAACTCGGAAGTTCGACCTTTTAACTCGGAAGTTCGACCTTTTAACTCGGCAGTTCGACCTTTTAGCTCGGCAGTTCGACCTTTTAGCTCGGCAGTTCGACCTTTTAACTCGGAACTTGAGCTTCTGAACTCAAAATATCAAATTCTACACTCAAATTCCAAGCTTCTAAGTTGTAACTTTCAACCTTTTAGGTAAAATTGCTGTGAAATTTTTTCCACTATTAATGCTTAGGGCTGCACTTTTCGAGATTTACAAAAGAAATTGCGCCTTCATCAACTTTAGACATCTCCAGAAATTAATTATGCGTTACCTGAAACCCTTGTAGAGACGTTGCAATGCAACGTCTCTACATTCTTTTTCGGAGATGTCTTTTTAATTTCTACCTTTAAAAGAGTTTAGCCATTCTTGAACTTGTTCGCGGGCAATATCACGCCCTCCAAGACCAAAAGCTAGAGCAATAGCAACTGCGATCGCACCTAATAAGAGTCCAAAGGCTAAATTCACGATATCACTGGCAACTCCAATCTGTTGCAGTGCCATTGCAGAGACTAAAGCAATAATGGAAATCCGCGCTACTTGTCCCAAAATCTCTGCCTGACGTTCGCCGGAACTGGTAATGATATTAAAAGCTAGATTTGCCAGGAATAAGCCAATCGCAAATATCACCAATCCCGCCAAAATCCGCCCGAATATGATCACAATACCAGACACTAATGCTGTCAGGGCTGGAATATTCAAGATATTCACCGCCGCCACCGTTGCAAACAGCATGATACCCACTAAGGCAACAATACCCACAATTTCCGATGGAGTGCGGCTTGGAGTATAGGCAGTTGTTGGTTCAGTTGAAATTTCGATGCGTCTGCTGGGTGTTGTCAGACCCAAAATAGTGAAAATGTTGTTAAAGCCTAAATTGGTGAGGATACTTGTAACCAAATCCGCGATAAATCGCCCTATGAAATAGGCAACAATCAAAATTGCTACGGCTGTAAAGATGGCAGGGAGGGCGTTAAGAATCTGTTGCAGCATTGCGATCGCTGGGACAGATATCGCATCAATTCGCAAAGCATTAAGCGCTGCGATCGCCACAGGAATCAAAATCAAAACATAGACAATTGTGCCGAGAATACTCGATAAAGGTTGCACCCCCGCAGCCGCAGATAATCCTAAGCGACTACCTAAATGGTCAATCCCAGTTGTCGCCAATAAGTTCGTTACAATCCGTCGCACCACATTAGCTATAAACCAACCAACTACGGCAATTAGCGCCGCCGCTAAAATGTTCGGCAAAACTAGCAGAACTTGTGTAATTAGAGCTTGTACTGGTTGTAGAGCTTGCCTTAGTCCGAGAGTATCTAAAATTGGGGCGAGAAACAGTAAAAATATAAACCAATACAGAGCATTACCAATGGTCTCACTCAGAGACAACTGATTCAGGCTGGGTGCGCTGTCTTCTGGTTCTGGATTTAAACGCTCATCCAGATTAAATGCCTGTAACGATCGCACAGTGATAATCTTGACAATAGTCGCTAAAAACCAGGCGGTTGCCAAAAGAATTCCCGCACCAACCAAATTTGGCAAAAAGCCAATAAGTTGATTGAGAAAATTATTGAGGGGTCGAGAGGCTACCTCCAGATCCAATGTCTGTAAAACAGCTACCGCCGTCAATAGGATAATGCTCCAAAAAACTAAGCTGGAGATTAATTTCTCCACTTGGGGAACGTTTTGACGACCCGTTACTCCTGCGGCAATGCGATTATCTATGTTTGTGCGATTGAGGATTCCTCGCGTCACCGCAGCTGCGATCGCCGCAATTAGCCAACCTACTAACAAAATTGCTACTGCCCCCAAGAGACGGGGCGTAAACAGAATTATCTGTTGAACAATACCTTGTACATCAGCGATTCCTTGATTCACTGCTGGTTGTATCGGTTGCAGGCTGGGCGATTGTGCCAAAAATTGCTGCACCTTCATGGGTAAACCAACTTCTATCACCTGGATTATTCCTTGCCAAGTTGTGTTCATGGTTTTCGGGAATTAAGCTTAAGTATTCGCCGCAAACACTGAGTAAGTGTTTTGCCTATAAATTTACCAGTAAACACATACATATAATATTGATATCAAGAGTAATTTTTGACTTTGTTACTAAATATTTGATTTAATCTACCGACAATGGCGAATTTTGCGTTACTCTAATTGCAGCAACAGCATCGAAGATGTGGAATGCCTCAAGTTTTAGAACAATCGATTCAAATTAATGCTACAGCTACGGTAGTAGAGCGTTGTATTAGCGATTTAGCTCTCATGCAACGCTGGCTTAACCCTGTACTCCGTTGCGAACCTGTGAGTGAATCTTGGAGTACTGATGTCGGTAGTGAAAGTCGTTTTATCATTCAAATTCCTCTACTGAAACCTACGTTGAATAGCGTAGTTGTGGAACGACAACCGGGTTTGGTAGTCTGGGAATTTAAGGGATTTTTCCAAGGACGCGATCGCTGGGAATGTCAACCCACAGAAAAGGGAACGCTCCTACTAAACCGTTTTGAGTTCGATATTCCTAACCCCTTAGTCAGTTGGGGTTTCAATACCTTTGCCGCATCTTGGACAAAAGAAGATATGCAAGCCCAACTCCGCCGCCTGAAACGAGTCGCAGAAAATTCGTAATTGGGCATTGGGAATTGGGCATTGGGCATTGGTTCATCTCCCCCTGCTCCCCTGCTCCCCTGCCCTCTTCCCTAATCCCTCCCCAATTCCGTAAGTAGCCGCCGAATTACTGATGCATCCTGGGCATCAGGAACTTTTGCTAAATAATGTTGTAAATCGTTTACGGCTTGGGGGTAGTTACCAAGTTGATAGGAGATTAAGCCGCGATCGCGCAATTCTAAAGTTAAATTAGGAAACAGCAACAAAATTCGTTCAATCGCTGCTAGGGTTTTTTCTAACTCTTGTTGTTTGAGGTAAATAAATTTTATATTTGTCAGCATCCGTGCCAAAAATTGCCGATTACTGACTACGGCTAAAAATTCTGGTTGTAGCGTCACAGTTTGCTGATAAATTTGAGACAGCCTTTCTTCGCAATCTTGAGCAAATATTATTTCACCGCCATTGAAGGCATCCACAAAAATTTCTATATCTGGAATATTTGGGCGGATTAAGAAATGCCCTGGCATCCCCACACCCACCATCGGGAAATCAATCCTTCTAGCAACCTCTAGGTAAACCAACGCCAAGGTAATAGGAATCCCTAATCGGCGGTCAATTACATCATTGAAAAAACTGTTGCGTGGGTCGTAATAGTCAATTTTATTACCAGAAAACTTTAAATCATCGTATAGATACTGATTAATACTTTGAACTATCCGCAAAGGATATCGTGAGTCAGGCAGGCGTTCTTGAAGCTCCCATGCCATTGTATCAAGGGCGTTGAGGTATTCCTCTGGGTCTAGCTTAGGATATTCTTCTTGGGCAATATACAAAGCTGCCTTTGCTAAGTCAATTTGCTCGTCAGACTGCTGAATCTCTTGGTAAAAATATTGTCGCGCTGACGAGAAATTCATAAGCTTTTGCTCCGTGTAAGTGTAAGGATGAAGCCGCAGCTTGGCTAAGAGCAGTTTTTTGTATCTATACTTTATCTTATGGATATTCAGAATTTTTGGAATATGTACTTATTCAGGGCATGAAAATAGGTTAGTGTAGCTTTTTATAAACAGGACTTACGCAACTGGCACAAATAGCGGCCAGGGCGCAGCCTTGACACGCGACAATTTAAATCAAACCAAGCACATAAGAATACTTGGGCGTTTCAGTTGCTGAATTAAATAATTAGAAAGCAAGTTATGCTTGATTTGATAGATAGTTTGGCCAGTTCTATAGGCTAAATTCTTTAACCTAACCCAAACCAACATTGCACAAGCAATATGATTTCTTTGAAGCCTAGCTTTCCGGCACTGACAAGATTCAATGCCAGTTAGTTGTTTAATTTCCCTGTGAAACTCCTCTATGTTCCAACGAATTTTACACACCTCTTGTACAACATCCGTGGAACTTTGAGATAAATCGTTAGTGGCGACATAATCCGTTCTGTTGGTAGAAACAGTAACCCGGAATAGTTTCACTTTTTTATTAGCTGGGAACCCTTTAATTTTTATGATTTTACCACAGTCTAATTCTTCTTGGTTCCATTCTAATAATTCAATCCGTTTATATTTTTTTATCAAAAGTATCATCAACTAACGATATTTTTAAGGCATATAATTTGTCTAAGCTATCAATATATAGCATTAAACTGTGTACCGCATACCATGTATCCATCAAAACAGTATCAAATGGTAAAAACTTATGATACATAAGGCTTTGGAGCATGTCTTTCACATGGTCTATCTTAGTTTTGCCATCGACATCAGGATTAAAATTCGATAATCTATGACCCAAAATCTTTGAAGTGTAGGGTTGATATACACGCAGTTAACTACACCAATGCCTTTAAGGACACCATGCTCATTACCACTATATTGTCTTCTGACTATTTCTATTTCTTCAGAATACCTTTTATCTAAAACGCTATCATCAAATATTATGTAACCATTGTCATCAGGTTCAACTAGGTCTTTCACGTTATCCCATAGTAAACGAGGTGTTAATTTCTCTCTTTTCAAATAATAGTTAATGGCATCATGACTAATACTCTCTAAATGCTCTGCCAAATTGGTAATTGTATAATTAATTTGACTACTTAATAAGTATTGGCAGTAACTAAGCTTAGTAAATCTCATTACCGTTAGCAAATTTATCTAATACAACTTCTACCTATTTTCTCATGAATATTTCATGCTTTGCTTCCAAGACAGCGACTTCTATTACGAAGACAAGGCTTTCAAAATCAGATTTAATTAATACTCATGTACTATCAACTGGCGATCGCATTGTGCCAGTTGCGTAAGTCCTGTTGCTGAATCCAGATTTTCTCATCAATAATATCTAAATGGAGAACAGACCCATATATCCGGTCTTGATCGCGCCAACCTACATAAATTAATTGATAACGATCGCGTTCTGTATCAAAAATTATTTGGGCTTGAATGCGATTATCCCAAACAGTACTAGCGTTTTGTTGAAGCAAATTTTTAATATATTGTCGATATTCGTCTAGCTTTGCCATTGTGCGATCGCCTCTTTATCAATATCTCAACAGATACTCCTGATAACTTGCAGAAATTCCTTTAGTACAGGTGTCATATCTTCTTCCCGCCACACTACAGCCGTTTCTACTAATGGTGTTTTTTCTTTTAAAGCACGATACACTACACCAGTCCTCTGAAGATTTTGTAATGAAGACGGTGCGATCGCAATCCCCATTCCCGCCGAAACCAATCCGATAATCGTCTGCATCTGAATCGCTTCTTGAGTCACTTTCGGGCTGAAATTTCCTTGCTGACAAAGAATTACGATTTGGTCGTAAAGCCCTGGGCCTAAATGGCGAGGGAACATGATAAAGTTTTCGTTTACTAGCGATCGCACTGAAATCTTTTCCTGTTCAGCTAAGGGATGAGTTTCCAACATAGCCACAATTAAAGCTTCTTGCTGAATGCACTCTTGATTGAGTGTGTTGTCTTCTAACGGTGGATGGGCAAAGCCTACATGGATGCGATGTTCTTGTAGCGCTTGCTCCTGCTGATTTGTGGTTAATTCTTGCAAAATCAACTCTACTTGTGGAAACTGTTCTCGAAACCGTCGCAAAATTACAGGAAGCAAATCGTAAGTTACCAAACTGGTAAACCCGATTCGCAATTGTCCCTTCTCACCTCTTCCCGTCCGTTGGGTTAGCTCAATTGCTTTTTGGAGTTGAGCTAAAAGTTGATAAGCTTCTTGCAAAAATACTTGTCCAGCTTCCGTTAACTGCACCTGTCGCTTGGTTTTACGCTGAAACAGTTCTACTCCCAATTGTGTTTCTAGTTGCTGAATTTGCTGGCTTAAGGGCGGTTGAGCAATGTGCAATCGCTCGGCGGCTCTACTGAAGTGCAGTTCCTCAGCTACAGCAATAAAGTAGCGCAGATGTCGCAATTCCATTTTTTTGATATTTTATAAGTTTCAATTCTCTATAAATATATATTGGACATCTCAAAATTACCTACCTATGATACTCATACAGATATCTTAGGGAGTCAAAGTTATGCCAGAAAGGTATACTCCAGGCTATTCAAGTAATGCGACGAATTTCATGGCAAAACGTAGCTTAGATACTCATGGCGCGTTTTTCAAGCCTTATTTACGTCCAGGGACGAAATTGTTAAATTGTGGTTGCGGGACTGGGACGATCGCTTTGGGTTTAGCAAAAGCGATCACTCCTGGTACGCTTACAGGTATCGCGGCTAAGTGTCCAAGTAGTGTTGCGGCTGAGAATGTCTACTTCGCCAGTTTGCAAAGCTGTAAACCGTTCTTTGGAATTGAGATTGCGAAATTCTACTGCATCTGGGTTATCAAAATAAAGCTGCGGCGATCGCACGACAGACATCTACATCAATACCGCTATACTTACCATCAGTTCCCACAAAGCTAAACCC
The Nostoc punctiforme PCC 73102 genome window above contains:
- a CDS encoding GTP-binding protein; its protein translation is MTSTLPVPEPHQSDSANTDANSLSWEEELDSAIFSFEDIQTELNYKQAQTALRNLVANLDLTPQEKTGLETEIADLETMLGKLDRMVVQIAAFGMVGRGKSSLLNSLVGQTVFETGPLHGVTRTAQTVNWSISEEAIGETERALRVTLPGVGQSQVKLIDTPGLDEVDGATRAVLAEQIAKQADLILFVISGDMTKLEYAALSQLREAGKPIILVFNKVDQYPEADRMAIYHKIRDERVRELLTPLEIVMAAASPLVKTAIRRPDGTRGIQLRTGNAQVEELKLKILEILHREGKALVALNTMLYADVVNEQLIERKLMIREQNANQLIWKAVMTKALAIALNPVTVVDILSSVVIDIALILGLSKLYGFSMTEAGAVQLLQKIALSMGGIGASELLANLGLSGLKTLLGISATATAGVALGPYISVAVTQGGVAGVSSYGIGQVTKVYLANGATWGPDGPKAVINRILANLDETSILNRIKDELLHKVRLRK
- a CDS encoding tetratricopeptide repeat protein, encoding MFNLLQPIVDFYINNKDFINNLLSGAFPAIVGVLWWLIWRHRQRRIPDKTFAFEVITPKSQDLMQRILGGKDDDPLADRNIVYQQRVPNRHICNELKRQLEEDRWILILGRTGLGKTREAAELAKHLNQEGWTVLYLKLGEWLDIPAAMPKEIGTNRKLLFFFDDLNQKMYASRHEISPEAEKSLAERFQVPLQERLLQALNKYEELCEPTEIRVIATARNETHSEDPGKPSPWEKLQWNKYSKLWNRFKSYELPQPEDDAIIAMLAATVSETDIKAEADQYPELARCNDSTFRNVVENFQRLQNESLPLTVNNYRHTLKDTWEKRYKKAVEKYSVSRYIYDAVDLLQQFDIPLYRFTVEPTARMLAAGNFWRRLWYYWQIRKATNYLISAERILEPRDGQIEAKPKQVEAGEYTLRFTRLILQLAEKHQEIKASLLSFSWNLINSKRYQDALRCLNKALTFTPDSSDILFAKGNALFNLGRLEEAIASYDQALNFKPDDHQAWYNRGIALFNLGRLEEAIASYDQALNFKPDDHQAWYNRGIALFNLGRLEEAIASYDQALNFKPDKDNAWNNRGIALVELGRLEEAIASYDQALNFKPDDHQAWYNRGIALFNLGRLEEAIASFDQALNFKPDYHEAWYNRGTALVELGRLEEAIASFDQAIKIKSDDHQAWNNWGYALVKLERLEEAIASFDEALKIKPDKDNAWYNKACCYGLLGNVDLAIENLQQSINLNPKYRETAKTDTDFDNIRQDQRFQYLISH
- a CDS encoding mechanosensitive ion channel — translated: MNTTWQGIIQVIEVGLPMKVQQFLAQSPSLQPIQPAVNQGIADVQGIVQQIILFTPRLLGAVAILLVGWLIAAIAAAVTRGILNRTNIDNRIAAGVTGRQNVPQVEKLISSLVFWSIILLTAVAVLQTLDLEVASRPLNNFLNQLIGFLPNLVGAGILLATAWFLATIVKIITVRSLQAFNLDERLNPEPEDSAPSLNQLSLSETIGNALYWFIFLLFLAPILDTLGLRQALQPVQALITQVLLVLPNILAAALIAVVGWFIANVVRRIVTNLLATTGIDHLGSRLGLSAAAGVQPLSSILGTIVYVLILIPVAIAALNALRIDAISVPAIAMLQQILNALPAIFTAVAILIVAYFIGRFIADLVTSILTNLGFNNIFTILGLTTPSRRIEISTEPTTAYTPSRTPSEIVGIVALVGIMLFATVAAVNILNIPALTALVSGIVIIFGRILAGLVIFAIGLFLANLAFNIITSSGERQAEILGQVARISIIALVSAMALQQIGVASDIVNLAFGLLLGAIAVAIALAFGLGGRDIAREQVQEWLNSFKGRN
- a CDS encoding SRPBCC family protein, which produces MPQVLEQSIQINATATVVERCISDLALMQRWLNPVLRCEPVSESWSTDVGSESRFIIQIPLLKPTLNSVVVERQPGLVVWEFKGFFQGRDRWECQPTEKGTLLLNRFEFDIPNPLVSWGFNTFAASWTKEDMQAQLRRLKRVAENS
- a CDS encoding SirB1 family protein, with the protein product MNFSSARQYFYQEIQQSDEQIDLAKAALYIAQEEYPKLDPEEYLNALDTMAWELQERLPDSRYPLRIVQSINQYLYDDLKFSGNKIDYYDPRNSFFNDVIDRRLGIPITLALVYLEVARRIDFPMVGVGMPGHFLIRPNIPDIEIFVDAFNGGEIIFAQDCEERLSQIYQQTVTLQPEFLAVVSNRQFLARMLTNIKFIYLKQQELEKTLAAIERILLLFPNLTLELRDRGLISYQLGNYPQAVNDLQHYLAKVPDAQDASVIRRLLTELGRD
- a CDS encoding element excision factor XisI family protein codes for the protein MAKLDEYRQYIKNLLQQNASTVWDNRIQAQIIFDTERDRYQLIYVGWRDQDRIYGSVLHLDIIDEKIWIQQQDLRNWHNAIAS
- a CDS encoding LysR family transcriptional regulator gives rise to the protein MELRHLRYFIAVAEELHFSRAAERLHIAQPPLSQQIQQLETQLGVELFQRKTKRQVQLTEAGQVFLQEAYQLLAQLQKAIELTQRTGRGEKGQLRIGFTSLVTYDLLPVILRRFREQFPQVELILQELTTNQQEQALQEHRIHVGFAHPPLEDNTLNQECIQQEALIVAMLETHPLAEQEKISVRSLVNENFIMFPRHLGPGLYDQIVILCQQGNFSPKVTQEAIQMQTIIGLVSAGMGIAIAPSSLQNLQRTGVVYRALKEKTPLVETAVVWREEDMTPVLKEFLQVIRSIC